In Gracilibacillus salitolerans, the sequence ATAAATAAATGTACTTCATTAAAAAATCCCTCCTTCTTCTTTGTATATTTTTTGTTGAAATTAATAAAATATACTTGCAAGAAGAAGAAAGGAAGATTATATTAGTTCAATAACCTTAATACCCTTTATTGGGTCATCCTGATTTGAACCATCTCCATAATATAAATAAGCGGGACCATTTTCTTTTATTTGTTTGCCATCAATAGAAAATAATAAAAACGATTCCAATAATTCACTATATGTAATAGTATGTTCATTATTATCAGTTGTTTTTAATATTGCTTCGGATACTTGTTTATCTGCTTCAGCATTTTCAATGAATTCTTGAATAGGCATAAGATAGGAATGTTCTAATAATTCTTTTTTATTATACTTTTTTATACTGTGATTGACAGGTGGCTTATTTAATTTACTATTGGATTCGATTACATCTTCATTTGGAACAGTAGATGGCGTAAATGCCTCTTCTAATTTTACTTTTCTGTCATCAAAAATCCATACACTTGGGTCGAGTGTTATTGGATATTTCACATTTCCCTTAATTTGAATGATCACTTTACTTCACCTCTTTATTTTTACGTTACTTCTTAGGATAGCAAACAATGAGGGAAAATGCATTTCACATCCACTAATTCTTTTTTTTATAATAAGAATATAATAGTTAGTAATCTTGCATTTTTACCTTTTTCACGATAATATTAAAAGTAGAAGTTTTAATTCGGAGGGGATTTAGTTGATACCTGAAGTGGCTTTAAGTAAAGAGGAGCAAGCCTATGCCCTTCTAAAGGCTGATGCGGATAAAATTTTGCAATTAATTAAAGTTCAGATAGATAACTTAACGATGCCACAGTGCCCTTTATATGAAGAAGTTCTGGATACACAAATGTTTGGTTTATCACGAGAAATAGATTTTGCTGTAAGGTTAAATTTAATTCGTGAAGAAGAAGGAAAAGCATTATTAGATAATCTTGAGAGACAGTTAAATGTTCTG encodes:
- a CDS encoding YlaN family protein, with protein sequence MIPEVALSKEEQAYALLKADADKILQLIKVQIDNLTMPQCPLYEEVLDTQMFGLSREIDFAVRLNLIREEEGKALLDNLERQLNVLHEASQKA